In the Leptolyngbya sp. FACHB-261 genome, one interval contains:
- a CDS encoding carboxymuconolactone decarboxylase family protein: MEFTIYTVENAPAASKEALIHAKETFGLVPNLEGILAEAPATLKAGMALWDLFEATSFTPVEQQVIYLTANYEHDCRYCMAAHSGLAKMIGMASEDIEALRAGQPLANQKLQALRLFTQRMIEARGWVNDREIEEFLAAGYTKQQVLEVILGIAVKIIHNYTNHIAKTPLDKAFQPHVWSKPAVAV, from the coding sequence GTGGAATTTACGATCTACACGGTTGAAAATGCGCCAGCAGCCTCGAAGGAAGCGCTCATCCATGCCAAGGAGACGTTTGGTTTGGTGCCAAATTTGGAGGGAATTCTTGCAGAAGCTCCCGCTACCTTGAAAGCTGGAATGGCCTTGTGGGACTTATTTGAGGCGACCAGCTTTACGCCGGTCGAACAGCAGGTTATCTATCTCACTGCTAATTACGAACATGACTGTCGCTACTGCATGGCAGCCCATTCCGGTTTGGCAAAGATGATTGGAATGGCGTCTGAAGATATTGAGGCGCTCCGAGCTGGTCAACCTCTGGCAAATCAAAAGTTGCAAGCGCTGCGGCTGTTCACTCAACGCATGATTGAGGCGCGAGGTTGGGTCAATGATCGAGAAATTGAAGAGTTTTTAGCAGCAGGTTACACGAAGCAGCAGGTTTTGGAAGTCATTTTGGGAATTGCTGTCAAAATTATCCACAACTACACTAACCACATTGCTAAAACTCCTTTAGATAAGGCCTTTCAACCTCATGTTTGGTCAAAGCCTGCGGTAGCTGTGTAA
- a CDS encoding helix-turn-helix domain-containing protein, producing the protein MSAQGQVKILDFRQEKATDFLLPKPAVLSSSGWDSMHFELHQQPKFDIAEHQHTMHVIAYGLACSPLPCSPGERWLDGKLTRETRSQGDIAIIPAGISHRCNWNTSAQFAVLAIEPALLQQVGQDLVDPDRIELIPRFMNEQDALIQGVFSTLQEELESSQIGGYLLIDSLKTTLAIHLLRKYCATQPKLSSYADGLPKSKLRQLTEYIDDHLQDVKLIDLAAIAQMSPYHFLRLFKQSIGLTPHQYILQRRIEKAKHLLQYSELSIADIATHVGFCDQSHLTRYFKRIVGVTPRQLLQAQPQ; encoded by the coding sequence ATGAGTGCACAAGGGCAGGTTAAGATCCTTGATTTTCGCCAAGAGAAGGCAACAGACTTCCTACTTCCTAAACCTGCTGTTCTCTCAAGCTCCGGTTGGGACAGCATGCATTTCGAACTCCATCAACAGCCCAAGTTTGACATTGCTGAGCATCAGCACACCATGCACGTTATTGCTTATGGGCTTGCTTGCTCACCACTGCCCTGCTCACCAGGAGAACGCTGGTTAGATGGAAAGCTGACGAGAGAGACGCGGAGTCAGGGAGACATCGCGATCATCCCTGCGGGTATTTCCCATCGCTGTAACTGGAATACCTCAGCCCAATTTGCAGTTTTGGCAATTGAGCCTGCACTGCTCCAACAAGTTGGTCAAGATTTGGTTGATCCTGATCGCATTGAACTCATTCCTCGTTTTATGAATGAGCAAGATGCACTAATCCAAGGCGTCTTCTCCACTTTGCAAGAAGAATTAGAGTCTAGTCAAATCGGTGGCTATTTGTTAATCGATAGCCTCAAGACGACGTTAGCGATTCACCTGCTAAGAAAATATTGCGCCACGCAACCCAAGCTCTCCAGCTATGCAGATGGATTGCCTAAATCAAAGCTGCGTCAGTTGACAGAATATATCGACGACCATCTCCAAGACGTAAAGCTCATTGACTTGGCTGCAATTGCCCAGATGAGCCCGTATCACTTTTTGCGTCTATTCAAGCAAAGTATCGGCCTCACTCCTCATCAATACATCTTGCAGCGTCGGATCGAGAAGGCAAAGCATCTGTTGCAGTACAGCGAACTCAGCATTGCAGATATTGCAACTCACGTTGGCTTTTGCGACCAAAGCCACTTGACTCGATATTTCAAACGCATTGTTGGTGTCACGCCAAGGCAACTCCTACAAGCTCAACCGCAATAA
- a CDS encoding cupin domain-containing protein, producing MAIAVQQPMPKILAPGEGDSYQMLAHTLVRKITSSDTEGDWAMFEMLDTAGSQPPVHSHPWHETFYILEGEVEVQIGNQRTMATAGAVAHIPANAMHTFKICSATARVLVIISPAAAEAFYRELGAEITTLPPDPAIFQKICAKHGLQLQ from the coding sequence ATGGCTATTGCAGTACAGCAACCAATGCCAAAAATTCTTGCGCCCGGCGAAGGCGATTCTTATCAAATGTTGGCTCACACCCTAGTCCGCAAGATCACTTCCAGTGACACAGAGGGTGACTGGGCAATGTTTGAGATGCTTGATACGGCTGGGAGTCAGCCGCCTGTCCACAGCCACCCCTGGCATGAAACTTTCTATATCCTTGAGGGCGAAGTAGAAGTACAAATTGGCAATCAGCGAACGATGGCTACCGCAGGAGCAGTAGCTCACATCCCTGCCAATGCTATGCATACCTTCAAGATCTGTTCTGCAACAGCTCGGGTTCTTGTGATTATCTCTCCTGCCGCCGCAGAAGCCTTTTACCGGGAACTTGGAGCAGAAATCACCACCCTACCTCCTGATCCAGCCATTTTTCAGAAGATCTGTGCCAAGCATGGCCTACAGCTTCAATGA
- a CDS encoding fasciclin domain-containing protein encodes MSDIVDTAVNAGSFGTLVAAVKAAGLVETLKGSGPFTLFAPNDEAFAKLPAGTVDSLLKDIPKLKQILTYHVVSGKVMAADVVKLKSATTVQGSDVKIDASKGVKVNDSTVTTPDVAADNGVIHIIDTVLIPA; translated from the coding sequence ATGTCTGACATTGTTGACACCGCCGTTAATGCCGGTTCATTCGGCACCTTAGTGGCTGCTGTCAAAGCTGCTGGTCTAGTAGAAACACTGAAGGGTTCTGGACCATTTACACTATTTGCACCCAACGACGAAGCATTTGCTAAGCTTCCTGCGGGCACTGTTGATTCACTGCTCAAAGATATCCCGAAGCTCAAGCAAATTCTCACCTACCACGTTGTCTCTGGCAAAGTGATGGCGGCTGATGTTGTGAAGCTGAAATCAGCCACCACGGTTCAGGGTTCAGACGTGAAAATTGATGCCTCTAAGGGTGTCAAGGTTAACGATTCTACAGTGACAACGCCAGATGTTGCGGCTGACAATGGCGTCATTCACATCATCGACACCGTGTTAATTCCTGCGTAA
- a CDS encoding TIGR02391 family protein, whose product MLKKAELEWFDSYSLSQVKILNLTETQKKLLRWLVEEVRAGKLGEEKIWFLRSRDGTTLDGYKGDVPNIETTTLDALQSSGCLSRDRSQLNQYKYSLTSRAYEAVDSDFGAPNLSAITHLIPLTEIKHLDAELWERCHFSLSAGGNDPKAWDKAVRTALVILEERLRKLGGTESIKPDATGDTIVNTIFGVKSSVLGDKLNDKQLKGYRDLYAGMMAVFRNHYAHRVIDPSPEVGGAIIVFIDLLLKMLDDIDGDVGARD is encoded by the coding sequence TTGCTCAAAAAAGCGGAGTTAGAATGGTTTGACTCATATAGTCTCTCCCAGGTGAAGATCTTGAATTTAACCGAGACCCAGAAAAAACTTTTGCGGTGGTTAGTTGAAGAAGTACGAGCTGGAAAGCTAGGCGAGGAGAAAATTTGGTTTCTTCGGTCCCGTGATGGCACAACTTTAGATGGCTATAAGGGAGATGTTCCAAATATAGAGACAACAACTCTTGACGCATTGCAGAGCAGTGGCTGTCTCTCACGCGACCGAAGCCAGTTGAATCAGTACAAGTATTCTCTCACCAGCAGAGCTTATGAAGCTGTTGACTCTGATTTTGGTGCGCCCAACCTATCCGCTATCACCCATTTGATTCCCTTAACTGAAATTAAGCATTTAGATGCTGAGTTATGGGAGAGATGCCACTTTTCATTAAGTGCTGGTGGAAATGACCCTAAAGCCTGGGATAAAGCCGTTCGTACAGCACTGGTGATTTTGGAGGAGCGTTTGAGAAAACTTGGAGGAACTGAATCTATTAAGCCCGATGCTACTGGTGACACCATTGTGAACACGATTTTCGGTGTTAAAAGTTCAGTTTTGGGCGACAAGCTTAATGATAAGCAGCTTAAAGGATATCGTGATTTATATGCAGGTATGATGGCTGTTTTTCGCAATCATTACGCACATCGAGTGATAGATCCTAGCCCAGAGGTTGGTGGAGCAATCATCGTATTTATCGACTTGCTGCTCAAAATGCTGGATGATATAGACGGGGACGTAGGTGCAAGAGACTAG
- a CDS encoding SDR family oxidoreductase, which translates to MNSLSTRPLAVVTGASNGIGYELAKQFAQNGFDLLVTATGLSINEAARAFEQLGAKVETVQADLATYDGVESLYSQIKATGRPVEAIALNAGVGVGGEFARDTDLKDELNLINLNVVSTVHLAKRVVKDMVERGQGRMLFTASIAAIMPGPFEAVYAASKSFVHSFAEALRNELKDTGVTVTSLMPGPTDTNFFHRAGMDDTNVGESKKDDPSQVAKQGFEALMADKDAIIAGSLKTKIQGNVSKVLPDTVSAEQHRQLTEPGGNK; encoded by the coding sequence ATGAACAGTTTATCAACCCGACCCCTAGCTGTCGTGACGGGTGCCTCCAACGGCATCGGCTACGAACTTGCCAAACAGTTTGCCCAAAACGGCTTTGATCTCCTAGTCACAGCTACAGGACTCAGCATCAACGAAGCCGCCAGAGCTTTTGAGCAGCTAGGTGCCAAGGTCGAGACGGTACAAGCGGATTTGGCTACCTATGACGGTGTCGAGTCACTCTACAGCCAAATTAAGGCCACTGGTCGCCCTGTTGAAGCCATTGCGCTCAATGCAGGCGTTGGGGTTGGCGGTGAGTTCGCTCGCGACACTGATCTAAAAGACGAACTCAATCTGATTAACCTGAATGTTGTTTCCACCGTCCATCTGGCCAAACGGGTGGTGAAGGATATGGTCGAGCGTGGCCAGGGTCGGATGCTCTTCACTGCCTCAATTGCAGCCATAATGCCTGGACCCTTTGAAGCGGTCTACGCAGCCTCAAAGTCGTTTGTGCACTCCTTCGCGGAGGCGCTACGCAACGAGTTGAAGGACACAGGTGTCACCGTCACGTCGCTCATGCCCGGACCGACTGACACCAACTTTTTCCACCGGGCCGGTATGGATGACACCAATGTCGGTGAGAGCAAGAAGGACGACCCGTCTCAGGTTGCCAAACAAGGTTTTGAAGCTCTGATGGCAGATAAGGACGCCATTATTGCCGGTTCGCTTAAGACCAAGATCCAGGGCAATGTGAGCAAGGTCTTGCCGGATACCGTCAGTGCCGAGCAGCACCGCCAGCTCACTGAGCCAGGAGGCAACAAGTAA
- a CDS encoding toll/interleukin-1 receptor domain-containing protein: MNSIDIFLSHSSADAKVAKALIDLLRDAFHIEPSKIRCTSVEGYKLKTGAHTETQLRQEIHDARVFIGLLTEVSLESAYVLFELGARWGSMQSYGVYNSGMIGFKGKIFPILAAGATGSIVRDPLKAYNALSCEKAGDLHQLISEIGQELGKQPGSAAAYQDKIDALISASRRLKAKRKKEENQRATKGATLPSDSDSKKPVTPRPSTAVNRSSSKSRTRKARPSSTKKK, from the coding sequence ATGAACTCAATTGACATCTTCCTCAGCCACAGCAGTGCAGACGCAAAGGTGGCCAAGGCCTTGATCGACTTGCTCCGCGACGCCTTTCATATCGAACCGAGTAAAATCCGTTGTACTAGTGTAGAGGGTTACAAACTCAAAACGGGCGCGCATACAGAAACCCAATTACGCCAGGAAATCCATGATGCTCGCGTCTTCATTGGCCTTCTCACTGAAGTTAGTTTGGAATCTGCATACGTGCTCTTCGAGTTAGGTGCACGCTGGGGCAGCATGCAGAGCTACGGAGTGTACAACAGTGGGATGATAGGGTTCAAAGGCAAGATTTTTCCCATCCTTGCTGCCGGTGCTACTGGCAGTATCGTGCGTGATCCTCTTAAAGCATATAACGCACTCAGCTGTGAAAAAGCGGGAGATTTGCACCAATTAATCAGTGAAATAGGTCAGGAGCTAGGCAAGCAACCGGGGAGCGCTGCAGCCTATCAGGATAAAATCGACGCCCTAATCAGCGCCTCCAGACGACTTAAGGCCAAACGCAAAAAAGAGGAAAATCAGAGGGCAACTAAAGGCGCAACCCTACCTAGTGATAGTGATAGCAAGAAACCTGTGACTCCACGTCCTAGCACAGCCGTTAACCGTAGTAGTAGTAAGTCAAGAACACGCAAGGCTAGACCCAGTTCTACTAAGAAGAAGTAG
- a CDS encoding TetR/AcrR family transcriptional regulator, whose protein sequence is MTTESSAARQQILETASELFYQKGIQHVGINEVIAASGVAKRTLYRWFSSKDQLIEEVMKYRATQWLCWFEDAVSDKGNTPKERLLATFDVLQSWYSEPDFRGCPFINAVLEIADASHPAHQVSINLREAIRTYIMQLASELGMHDPASFSQQYLLLIGGASLMATIEGNPTGAQYARKALSVLIDAS, encoded by the coding sequence ATGACCACCGAATCAAGTGCGGCCCGTCAGCAAATTCTAGAAACCGCTTCTGAGCTGTTCTATCAAAAGGGCATCCAGCATGTAGGCATCAATGAAGTCATTGCTGCCTCTGGCGTGGCAAAGCGAACCCTCTACCGCTGGTTCTCTTCAAAAGACCAACTGATTGAGGAAGTCATGAAATATCGCGCGACTCAATGGTTGTGTTGGTTTGAAGATGCGGTTTCAGACAAAGGAAACACCCCCAAAGAGCGGTTACTGGCAACCTTTGATGTTCTCCAGAGTTGGTACTCAGAGCCTGACTTCCGAGGTTGCCCCTTCATCAATGCAGTCTTAGAAATTGCTGATGCGTCCCATCCAGCTCATCAAGTCTCGATCAATTTAAGAGAAGCTATCCGTACTTACATCATGCAGTTAGCCTCTGAATTAGGAATGCATGACCCTGCTTCCTTTTCACAGCAATATTTGCTCTTAATTGGCGGAGCCAGTTTAATGGCGACTATCGAGGGCAATCCAACTGGAGCACAATATGCCCGCAAAGCCCTGTCTGTCTTAATTGACGCTAGCTAG
- a CDS encoding helix-turn-helix transcriptional regulator, whose protein sequence is MKNRLKELRQLHHWSQADLARELGVSRQAVNGFESGKFDPSLDMALKIASLFNVAVEDIFIYEAKSAVQILVERFKNYFGFEFGFERFTEEAINAIQFARNEAAGSQQSQVEPEHLLAGLLAEPTTTSARLLRANGVTLGTETKEPAFESRDQKFSPESKFVLELALQVVRLQGKKSIGTEHLLWGLVRLTETDKTTLRDLFQRYGVDLEALNNQLVEVV, encoded by the coding sequence ATGAAGAACCGACTGAAAGAGCTTCGACAACTGCACCACTGGTCGCAAGCGGACTTGGCCAGGGAGTTAGGAGTCAGTCGTCAGGCGGTCAATGGTTTTGAATCAGGCAAGTTCGATCCCAGTCTGGACATGGCTCTGAAGATTGCCAGCCTGTTCAACGTTGCAGTTGAAGACATTTTTATCTACGAGGCAAAGAGTGCTGTGCAAATCCTGGTTGAGCGGTTCAAGAATTACTTTGGTTTCGAGTTTGGTTTTGAGAGGTTCACTGAAGAGGCCATCAACGCGATCCAGTTTGCTCGCAATGAGGCGGCAGGTTCACAGCAATCACAAGTTGAACCAGAACATTTGCTGGCTGGCTTGTTGGCTGAGCCAACTACCACCTCTGCTCGTTTACTGCGAGCTAATGGCGTGACCTTGGGTACTGAAACCAAGGAACCTGCTTTTGAGTCCCGTGATCAAAAGTTTAGCCCAGAGAGTAAGTTCGTTCTAGAGCTTGCCTTGCAAGTTGTTCGGCTTCAGGGTAAGAAGTCGATTGGCACTGAACATCTCTTGTGGGGCTTAGTGCGCCTGACCGAAACGGATAAGACTACTCTGAGAGACCTGTTTCAACGCTACGGAGTTGATCTCGAAGCGTTGAACAATCAACTGGTGGAAGTGGTTTAG
- a CDS encoding dienelactone hydrolase family protein produces MQIEQSEVVISTPDGQMPACLCTPTEQGRKPAVLLLMEAVGLTSHIRDVATRIANEGYVVLTPDLYYRELPNNKFGYDEVEPAMAMMYRLDFGQPIEEDIGAALAYLKSQPNLYPDRIGVTGFCLGGGLTFLTACKFADKIAVAAPFYGMVLDDWIDEVVNITVPVYLFFGGADPFIPLERIKQIESRFKELGKKYKLKIYSDANHGFFCHERSSYNRLAAEDAWRELIQFLHQHLQNAV; encoded by the coding sequence GTGCAAATTGAACAATCAGAAGTGGTCATCTCCACGCCTGACGGGCAAATGCCTGCCTGCTTGTGTACACCTACTGAGCAGGGCCGCAAGCCAGCCGTTCTCCTGCTGATGGAAGCCGTTGGCTTAACATCGCACATTCGAGACGTAGCAACTCGAATTGCCAACGAAGGTTATGTGGTGCTCACGCCGGATTTGTATTATCGCGAGTTGCCGAACAATAAGTTTGGCTATGACGAGGTTGAGCCAGCAATGGCGATGATGTACCGTCTCGATTTCGGCCAACCTATTGAGGAAGACATTGGGGCAGCATTGGCCTACCTTAAGTCACAACCCAACCTCTACCCCGATAGGATCGGCGTGACAGGATTTTGCTTGGGTGGTGGCCTGACCTTTCTCACTGCCTGCAAATTCGCAGACAAAATCGCGGTAGCAGCTCCCTTTTACGGCATGGTTTTAGATGATTGGATTGACGAAGTGGTCAACATTACAGTGCCCGTCTACTTGTTCTTCGGCGGTGCTGATCCTTTCATTCCGCTCGAACGCATCAAGCAAATCGAGTCCCGGTTTAAGGAACTTGGCAAAAAGTACAAGTTAAAGATTTACAGTGATGCCAATCATGGTTTTTTCTGCCACGAGCGTTCTTCCTACAACCGCTTGGCAGCCGAGGATGCTTGGCGAGAGCTTATACAGTTTTTGCATCAACATCTACAGAATGCTGTGTGA